Part of the Caloramator mitchellensis genome, TTATATAATTTAATATAATCATAAAACTTTTTGTCTTTATCAAAAAAATCTTTCACTCTAATTATAGATTCTTTTTTTATGATATCTTTTTCTTCATCTTTTTTATCTTTATATTTAAGTATTTTAGCTATTAAATCATCAATATTAACTTTTTCTACTATAAATTCACTATTATTTTCTATACACTCCACACTTCCCCCAGTATTAAAAGTAATTACTGGTGTTCCACAAACAAGTGCTTCTAAATTAACTAATCCTAAAACTTCTTCTAATGTTGGATTTACAAATACGTCTGATGCTGAATATATTTCAACAAGTTCATCAATACTATTAGTCCTTTTAATTCCTATTATATTTTTAGGTAAGCTTTTCAGTTGTTTTTCATTTAACCCAACTATAACAATTTTAAAGTTTTCATCTATCATCTTTGAAAGTTCAATAAAATATTTTAATCCTTTTCTTTCATCCCAAACATTTGCAACACCTAAGATAATAAATTTATCTTGTATATTATATTTTTTTCTAAAATTGCTTCCATCAACTGGCTTAAAAACATTTAAGTCAATGCCATTATGAATCACTTTAACTTCATATTCATTCAAAAATGATTCTTTAACTAAATTTGCAAGCCAATTGGAAGGTGTTACAATTGTCATATTTTTTATTCCTGTAAAAAGTTCTTTTTTTCTTTTATAATTTAAATATGAATTATCTATAAAAATACTTTGAGGATATTTATTTTTTTGAGGGCAATTGTCACATTGTTTTTTCCATTTGTCACAACCAACATAATCAAAATAAGCACAATGCCCTGTAAAGGCCCAGCAATCATGTAATGTCCATATTATTCTTTTATTACAAGTCTTTAAATAATTAAACAAAACTTCAATGTTTATATAATATCCATGTATATTATGAAGATGAATAACATCAGGATTTATTTTTTCTACTTTTTTTATAAAGTCTATTGTAGCCTTTTTTGAACTAAAACCATGTTTATCAAAAATCCTTGTTAATGCCACATGTTTATAAATATCTAAATCATTGCCTATCCTTATTGCATTATCACAATTTTTTGCTTCTCCTCTGCCATATGCAATATAGCTTTCATGCCCTTGTTCCTTTAAGATCTGATGTATATCCGTTGCAATTCTGCCTGTGCTACCAACTCCACAGACAGAATTAATTTGCAAAACTTTCATTAATATTTCCCCCAAACAACTCTATTTACATAATCAGTATAGGATAATATTATTCTTAATACCTTATCCGATACATTTGGCATACTATAATCCCTAACTAGTCTTAATGTATCCTTCTCTTGTGTCTCCAACACTTCTAAGCCTTGAAGAATTCTTTCTTTCTTTAATCCTACCATCATTACAGATGCTTCCTCCATAGCCTCAGGTCTTTCGTGGGCTTGTCTTATGTTTAAGGCTTTAAGTCCAAGTATTGATGATTCTTCACTAATAGTTCCACTATCGCTTAAAACTGCCTTTGCATTCATTTGTAGCTTAATATAATCATTAAATCCAAGTGGTTTTAAAGTTTGTATTAGCGGATTAAACTTTATTCCCTTTGTTTCTATCATTTTTCTTGTTCTTGGATGTGTGCTAACTATTATTGGTAGGCTATATTTTTCTGCGATAGCATTAAGGCTTTCAACTAAATCCATAAAATTTTCTTCTGAATTAATATTTTCTTCTCTATGGGCTGATACTACAAAATATTTGCCTTCTTCTAAATCTAATCTTTCTAATACATCTGATTTTTCTATGTCCTTCATTTTCTTTTGTATAACTTCATACATTGGGCTTCCTGTTTTTATTATCCTATCTATTGGAAATCCCTCTCTTATTAGATATTCCCTTGCTATATCACTGTAGGTTAAATTTATATCCGCTATGTGGTCAACTATCCTTCTATTTGTTTCTTCAGGAACCCTTTGGTCAAAACATCTATTTCCTGCTTCCATATGAAATATTGGAATATGTCTTCTCTTTGCTGCAATTGCACAAAGACAGCTATTTGTGTCACCAAGAACAAGTAGTGCCTCTGGTTTTTCTTTTTCTAAGATTGGATCAATTTTAATTAATATATTACCAATTGTTTCAACAGCTGTTCCTGTAGCTGCATCTAAAAAGTAGTCTGGTTTTTTAAGTTCTAAATCCTTAAAAAATACTTCGTTTAACTCGTAATCATAATTCTGTCCTGTATGGACTAATATATGTTCAATTGCTTCTGACTTCTCTAATTTTTTTATAACTTGTGAAAGCCTAATAATCTCTGGTCTTGTTCCAACAACAGTCATTACCTTTAGTTTTTTCATGTTAAACCTCCAAATAATACGTATCTGGTTTTTCTGGGTCAAAGGGCTCGTTTGCCCACATTATTGTAACCATATCTGTATCTCCAAGGTTTTCTATGTTATGTGTATATCCTGGAGGAATATCTACTACCTCTAATTTATCTCCACTAACATAATACTCTATTATCTCATCTGAATCAATCTTTCTAAACCTTATTACACCTTTTCCACTTACAACAAGGAATTTCTCATTTTTTGTGTGGTGCCAATGATTGCCTTTTGTTATTCCTGGCTTTGAAATATTAACAGATACCTGTCCTCTGTCTAATGTTTTTATAAACTCTGTAAAGGAGCCTCTATTATCTACATTCATTTTTAATTCGTAGCTAAACTTATCCTTTGGCAGATAACTTAAATATGTGCTGTAGAGCTTTTTTGTAAATTCATCGCTCATATTAGGAATTGAACGTTCTTCTCTACTCTTTTTAAAAGAATAGATTAATTCAGCTATATTACCTAATGAAACATTATACGATTTTGAAACTTCACAAAACTCACCATTTCTATTTTCTTTTCCTTCAAGTGCATTTATAAATTCTTCAACAACATCATCAATATAAGATAATGTTAAAACAACGTTTGGATCATTTATTTTTATAGGTAAGTCATTTGCAATATTATAACAAAATGTTGCTACAACGCTGTTATAATTTGGTCTACACCATTTGCCAAATAGGTTAGGAAGTCTATATACTATTGCTTTGTTCCCATTTTCCTTGCCAAAGTTAAATACTAAATCTTCACCAGCCTTTTTACTTCTACCATAAGGATTGTCAAGCTTTGCTTGTATAGATGATGTAATAAGTATTGGAGATCTGTTATTGTGTTTTTTCAGTAATGCTAAAAGTTCACTTGTAAATCCAAAATTGCCTTGCATGAATTCCTCTTCATTCTGAGGTCTATTTACCCCTGCAAGATGAAATACAAATTCACAATCCTTTGTGTAGTTTTCTAATAGGCTCTTATCTGTATTTCTATCAAATTTATATATTTCATTGTATCCTCTATTTTTAAGTTCAGCTATTAAATTTTTACCCACAAATCCCTTTGAGCCGGTAACAAGTATTTTCATATTCTTCAACCTTTCTTATATTAGCTTTTCTATTGTAACAGCTGCTTCTTTTAATCCATTAAATTCTCTAAGTTCTTGCTGTATATATTCTAATGATAATAATTTTTTCTTTATTTGTTCTACATTTAGAATAGTTGTATTATGCGAATTGTATTCTTTGTAATTTGATAAATCTCTATTACCTTCTTCGAAGTATTTACCATAATTTAAATCTCTATTGTCTGCAGGAACTCTATAAAAACCACCTAAGTCCTGTGCTACTAAATACTCTTCTTTTGTTAATAAAGTTTCATATAGTTTTTCACCATGTCTAGTTCCAATAATTTTTATTTCATTATCTGCCTTAAATATTTCCTTTATTGCTTGAGCTAAATCACCTATTCTTGCAGATGGAGCTTTTTGAACCATTATATCTCCTTGTTTAGCATTTTGGAATGCATAAACAACAAGCTCAACTGCCTCTTCTATACTCATTAAAAATCTTGTCATATTTGGATCTGTAACTGTAAGTGGTTGTCCACTTTTTATTTGTTGTATAAAAAGTGGTATTACAGAACCTCTTGATGCCATTACATTACCGTATCTTGTTCCACATATTAGTGTTCTATCAGGTGAAACTGTTCTTGATTTTGCAATAAACACCTTTTCCATCATTGCCTTTGATATGCCCATTGCGTTTATTGGATAAGCAGCTTTATCTGTTGACAGACATGTTACCTTTTTTACACCACATTCTATTGCAGCAGTTAATACATTCTCTGTGCCAATTACATTTGTTTTAAATGCTTCAAGTGGAAAAAATTCGCAAGATGGAACTTGTTTTAATGCTGCAGCATGGAAAACATAATCTACTCCATACATTGCATTTTTAATACTTTGTATATCTCTAACATCGCCTATATAGAATTTTATTTTATCATTTTTATAGAACTTTCTCATATCATCTTGTTTTTTTTCATCACGGGAAAATACTCTAATTTCTCCTATATCAGTATTTAAAAATCTCTTCAAAACTGCATTTCCAAAGGTGCCTGTCCCACCTGTGATTAATAAGGTTTTATTATTAAACATTTTACTCATCCTCCAAAATTTCTTTCATCAATTTTACATACTGATTTGTGCATTTTTCTTTAGTATATTTCTTCAAAAAAACGTCACGACAATTTTCACCCATTATCTTAATTTTTTCTTGATTATAATATAAATCTTTTAAAGCATCTATTAATTTAGAAGTTTCACCTGGTTGAATAACAAATCCAGCCTTATTTTCTATTAAATCTCTCGCAATATCTGAATTTTCACCCATTATAGCAATTATAGGTTTACCCGCCATCATATAACTATAGGTTTTACTTGGAACGGCTAACCCTGTTAATCCATTAACTAAACTCACAATGAAGCAATCGGTAATATTTAATGCATCCTGAAAATCTTGTCCATGTAAGAAATCATATATAATAACATTACTTAATTCTTCTTCCTTTGTTATAGACTTAAGAATTCTCATCTTATTCCCATGACCAGCAAATACAAATTTTATTCCATTAAAATTTCTTAATTCTCTTATTGCTCTTAATATAATATCTAAATCCTGGCAGATTCCCAAGTTGCCATAATACCCGACAATAAGGTTTTCTTTGGGTTTTAAATCTTGAAACAATTTATTAAAATAAGATTTTGAAATATCCTGAATTTCTTTAGCCTCATACCAATTAGGAATAACCTCAACTTTTTCTTCTTTTAATTGCTGTCTATTTAGAAGTAAAAAATCTTTCATTTCACTAGATAAAGCAACTACTTTATTTACATATTTAAAAACAACTTTGTTAATAAAATTCATTAATTTTGCTATAATACTTCCTTCAGAAATACTATTTGTAATATATGCAATTTCAGGATAAACATCATAACAAACAAAAATAAATTTTGTTTTGAATAGCTTACTCGCAGCTGCAGCTATTAAAGGAAGTATTGGAGGATTAGAATACACTATTATTGTTTTATAATTTTTTAAATATAAAAAATTTAACGCAACAGCTAAAGTAAATGAAAAATAATTTATTATTCTTCCTATGAAATTACTACGTTTAAGCTGGATGTACCTTAACCTTTTAATTTCTATACCCTTATATATTTCTTTTAATGGCACATCTGTTGATAAACTATATTCCTTTGGATATCCACATAAGACTCCTACACTTAATCCTGCGTTGACTAAAGCTTCAGCAGTCTCAAATGGCAAAGCAGCAGATGATATATATTCCGGATAGAAAAATTGGCATAGAAACAAAAATTCTTTTTTTTTATTCATATTTGCAATTACTCCCTTTACTCAGCTTTAAATTATATAATATTTGCTATCCTTAAGCCCTTCTACCAATGAAAAGTTTGCTTTATAACCTAACAATATACTAGCTTTATCACAAGAAATCATTTTTGTTTCTCCCGCTATTGCAAGTTTTTTCAAAGGACCAATTTTTGATGCAATTTTAGTACATAACAATTTTGGAATATAAATCCTAATTGGTTTTAAATCAAAAACTTTAGCTATAGAATTAATAATTTCTATATATTCATAATTACCAGACGAAATATTAAAAATTTCTCTATTAAAATCATTTTCACTATCTGCATATTTTTTAACTGCTTGAACAAGATCTTTTATATATAATAACGCTTTCTTATTTTTTCCTTTTCCAATCATAGGAACTACGCCTTTTTTACATAAATCTATTAAAGATTTCATACTACCTTTATCATTTTCTCCATATACTGAGGCAGGTCTAAAAATGCATACGGAAGTATTACTATTCTTTGAAACATCTAAAAGGTATTGTTCAGCTAAAAGTTTACTTTTACCATATATATTTTTAGGATTTACTGGTGTCTCTTCCGTAATTAAATTATTTGAAGCTTCATACACATCATTAGTGCTAAAAAACAGAAATCTAGCAACATTATATTTATTGCATGCTTCAAATAATTTTCTTGTGCCCTCAACATTTGTTTTTATAAA contains:
- a CDS encoding nucleoside-diphosphate sugar epimerase/dehydratase, encoding MFNNKTLLITGGTGTFGNAVLKRFLNTDIGEIRVFSRDEKKQDDMRKFYKNDKIKFYIGDVRDIQSIKNAMYGVDYVFHAAALKQVPSCEFFPLEAFKTNVIGTENVLTAAIECGVKKVTCLSTDKAAYPINAMGISKAMMEKVFIAKSRTVSPDRTLICGTRYGNVMASRGSVIPLFIQQIKSGQPLTVTDPNMTRFLMSIEEAVELVVYAFQNAKQGDIMVQKAPSARIGDLAQAIKEIFKADNEIKIIGTRHGEKLYETLLTKEEYLVAQDLGGFYRVPADNRDLNYGKYFEEGNRDLSNYKEYNSHNTTILNVEQIKKKLLSLEYIQQELREFNGLKEAAVTIEKLI
- a CDS encoding capsular polysaccharide biosynthesis protein CapF, with protein sequence MKILVTGSKGFVGKNLIAELKNRGYNEIYKFDRNTDKSLLENYTKDCEFVFHLAGVNRPQNEEEFMQGNFGFTSELLALLKKHNNRSPILITSSIQAKLDNPYGRSKKAGEDLVFNFGKENGNKAIVYRLPNLFGKWCRPNYNSVVATFCYNIANDLPIKINDPNVVLTLSYIDDVVEEFINALEGKENRNGEFCEVSKSYNVSLGNIAELIYSFKKSREERSIPNMSDEFTKKLYSTYLSYLPKDKFSYELKMNVDNRGSFTEFIKTLDRGQVSVNISKPGITKGNHWHHTKNEKFLVVSGKGVIRFRKIDSDEIIEYYVSGDKLEVVDIPPGYTHNIENLGDTDMVTIMWANEPFDPEKPDTYYLEV
- a CDS encoding glycosyltransferase family 4 protein translates to MNKKKEFLFLCQFFYPEYISSAALPFETAEALVNAGLSVGVLCGYPKEYSLSTDVPLKEIYKGIEIKRLRYIQLKRSNFIGRIINYFSFTLAVALNFLYLKNYKTIIVYSNPPILPLIAAAASKLFKTKFIFVCYDVYPEIAYITNSISEGSIIAKLMNFINKVVFKYVNKVVALSSEMKDFLLLNRQQLKEEKVEVIPNWYEAKEIQDISKSYFNKLFQDLKPKENLIVGYYGNLGICQDLDIILRAIRELRNFNGIKFVFAGHGNKMRILKSITKEEELSNVIIYDFLHGQDFQDALNITDCFIVSLVNGLTGLAVPSKTYSYMMAGKPIIAIMGENSDIARDLIENKAGFVIQPGETSKLIDALKDLYYNQEKIKIMGENCRDVFLKKYTKEKCTNQYVKLMKEILEDE
- a CDS encoding glycosyltransferase, with the protein product MKVLQINSVCGVGSTGRIATDIHQILKEQGHESYIAYGRGEAKNCDNAIRIGNDLDIYKHVALTRIFDKHGFSSKKATIDFIKKVEKINPDVIHLHNIHGYYINIEVLFNYLKTCNKRIIWTLHDCWAFTGHCAYFDYVGCDKWKKQCDNCPQKNKYPQSIFIDNSYLNYKRKKELFTGIKNMTIVTPSNWLANLVKESFLNEYEVKVIHNGIDLNVFKPVDGSNFRKKYNIQDKFIILGVANVWDERKGLKYFIELSKMIDENFKIVIVGLNEKQLKSLPKNIIGIKRTNSIDELVEIYSASDVFVNPTLEEVLGLVNLEALVCGTPVITFNTGGSVECIENNSEFIVEKVNIDDLIAKILKYKDKKDEEKDIIKKESIIRVKDFFDKDKKFYDYIKLYNNSCIV
- a CDS encoding NAD-dependent epimerase/dehydratase family protein, translated to MKKILITGANGMIGSSIVNELIDLHELILIDLYSDKIDKFRGRATIINFDLRNISEWESILEGVNTVIHLAAAVHWTPKNKKEEQYFIKTNVEGTRKLFEACNKYNVARFLFFSTNDVYEASNNLITEETPVNPKNIYGKSKLLAEQYLLDVSKNSNTSVCIFRPASVYGENDKGSMKSLIDLCKKGVVPMIGKGKNKKALLYIKDLVQAVKKYADSENDFNREIFNISSGNYEYIEIINSIAKVFDLKPIRIYIPKLLCTKIASKIGPLKKLAIAGETKMISCDKASILLGYKANFSLVEGLKDSKYYII
- the wecB gene encoding non-hydrolyzing UDP-N-acetylglucosamine 2-epimerase, which encodes MKKLKVMTVVGTRPEIIRLSQVIKKLEKSEAIEHILVHTGQNYDYELNEVFFKDLELKKPDYFLDAATGTAVETIGNILIKIDPILEKEKPEALLVLGDTNSCLCAIAAKRRHIPIFHMEAGNRCFDQRVPEETNRRIVDHIADINLTYSDIAREYLIREGFPIDRIIKTGSPMYEVIQKKMKDIEKSDVLERLDLEEGKYFVVSAHREENINSEENFMDLVESLNAIAEKYSLPIIVSTHPRTRKMIETKGIKFNPLIQTLKPLGFNDYIKLQMNAKAVLSDSGTISEESSILGLKALNIRQAHERPEAMEEASVMMVGLKKERILQGLEVLETQEKDTLRLVRDYSMPNVSDKVLRIILSYTDYVNRVVWGKY